A genomic stretch from Eretmochelys imbricata isolate rEreImb1 chromosome 24, rEreImb1.hap1, whole genome shotgun sequence includes:
- the LOC144279496 gene encoding uncharacterized protein LOC144279496 isoform X1: protein MASGQWQALAQQFQVICPPGEAPGAGSPGALRGQVSCGHWVSTAGLRGWVRALLDQGVTSFRCPCCPDTSWLWQELCKLGLFSDEDQAMLEAQILTQDGARGSYRQCPRSQHLVQRLDPDTLCTPCLPCSQRAGGLYCFCWGCRMDWKDPLPQGKSCSNPQCPLQAVLYDAPEIQAPGSSVHGCPSLRACPQCHTLVSHTGLGCPLVVCPECCMEFCYRCLRDHLGDDTDETEWEHGEDEGLDYDNYWEASCSIAGRQELKGSP, encoded by the exons ATGgcgtcggggcagtggcaggcgCTGGCCCAGCAGTTCCAGGTGATCTGCCCCCCCGGGGAGGCCCCAG gtgCGGGGTCCCCCGGGGCGCTGCGAGGCCAGGTGTCCTGTGGGCACTGGGTGAGCACGGCCGGGCTACGGGGATGGGTGCGGGCGCTGCTGGACCAG GGCGTCACCTCATTCCGCTGCCCCTGCTGCCCGGATACCTCTTGGCTCTGGCAGGAGCTGTGCAAACTTGGGCTTTTCTCAGATGAGGACCAGGCCATGCTGGAGGCCCAAATCCTGACACAGGATGGGGCCAGGGGTAGCTACCGCCAG TGCCCGCGCAGCCAGCACCTCGTCCAGCGTCTGGATCCCGATACCTtgtgcaccccctgcctgccctgctcccagcggGCCGGGGGGCTGTACTGCTTCTGTTGGGGCTGCCGCATGGACTGGAAGGACCCCTTGCCCCAGGGAAAATCCTGCTCCAATCCCCAGTGCCCCCTACAGGCGGTGCTGTATGACGCCCCGGAGATCCAGGCCCCGGGATCGTCTGTCCATGGCTGCCCCTCGCTGCGGGCCTGTCCCCAGTGCCACACCCTGGTGAGCCACACTGGGCTAGGCTGCCCCCTGGTGGTGTGCCCGGAGTGCTGCATGGAGTTCTGCTACCGCTGCCTGAGAGACCATCTCGGGGACGACACTGATGAGACGGAGTGGGAGCATGGCGAGGATGAAGGCCTGGATTACGATAATTACTGGGAGGCCAGCTGCAGTATCGCCGGGAGGCAGGAGCTGAAGGGGTCCCCCTAG
- the LOC144279496 gene encoding uncharacterized protein LOC144279496 isoform X2 — protein sequence MASGQWQALAQQFQVICPPGEAPGAGSPGALRGQVSCGHWGVTSFRCPCCPDTSWLWQELCKLGLFSDEDQAMLEAQILTQDGARGSYRQCPRSQHLVQRLDPDTLCTPCLPCSQRAGGLYCFCWGCRMDWKDPLPQGKSCSNPQCPLQAVLYDAPEIQAPGSSVHGCPSLRACPQCHTLVSHTGLGCPLVVCPECCMEFCYRCLRDHLGDDTDETEWEHGEDEGLDYDNYWEASCSIAGRQELKGSP from the exons ATGgcgtcggggcagtggcaggcgCTGGCCCAGCAGTTCCAGGTGATCTGCCCCCCCGGGGAGGCCCCAG gtgCGGGGTCCCCCGGGGCGCTGCGAGGCCAGGTGTCCTGTGGGCACTGG GGCGTCACCTCATTCCGCTGCCCCTGCTGCCCGGATACCTCTTGGCTCTGGCAGGAGCTGTGCAAACTTGGGCTTTTCTCAGATGAGGACCAGGCCATGCTGGAGGCCCAAATCCTGACACAGGATGGGGCCAGGGGTAGCTACCGCCAG TGCCCGCGCAGCCAGCACCTCGTCCAGCGTCTGGATCCCGATACCTtgtgcaccccctgcctgccctgctcccagcggGCCGGGGGGCTGTACTGCTTCTGTTGGGGCTGCCGCATGGACTGGAAGGACCCCTTGCCCCAGGGAAAATCCTGCTCCAATCCCCAGTGCCCCCTACAGGCGGTGCTGTATGACGCCCCGGAGATCCAGGCCCCGGGATCGTCTGTCCATGGCTGCCCCTCGCTGCGGGCCTGTCCCCAGTGCCACACCCTGGTGAGCCACACTGGGCTAGGCTGCCCCCTGGTGGTGTGCCCGGAGTGCTGCATGGAGTTCTGCTACCGCTGCCTGAGAGACCATCTCGGGGACGACACTGATGAGACGGAGTGGGAGCATGGCGAGGATGAAGGCCTGGATTACGATAATTACTGGGAGGCCAGCTGCAGTATCGCCGGGAGGCAGGAGCTGAAGGGGTCCCCCTAG